The proteins below are encoded in one region of Scleropages formosus chromosome 19, fSclFor1.1, whole genome shotgun sequence:
- the LOC108939298 gene encoding rho-related GTP-binding protein RhoA-C, with product MAAIRKKLVIVGDGACGKTCLLIVFSKDQFPEVYVPTVFENYVADIEVDGKQVELALWDTAGQEDYDRLRPLSYPDTDVILMCFSIDSPDSLENIPEKWTPEVKHFCPNVPIILVGNKKDLRNDEHTRRELAKMKQEPVKPEEGRDMANRINAFGYLECSAKTKDGVREVFEMATRAALQAKKRGKKNACLLL from the exons ATGGCGGCTATCCGTAAAAAGCTGGTGATCGTTGGGGATGGAGCATGTGGGAAGACCTGTCTGCTTATCGTCTTCAGTAAGGACCAGTTCCCTGAGGTGTATGTACCTACGGTGTTTGAGAACTACGTTGCTGACATCGAGGTGGATGGTAAACAG gTGGAACTGGCTCTTTGGGATACAGCTGGACAAGAGGACTACGACAGACTCAGGCCGCTTTCTTATCCTGACACTGATGTCATTCTAATGTGCTTCTCCATAGACAGTCCTGACAGCTTGG AGAATATACCAGAGAAGTGGACCCCCGAAGTGAAACACTTCTGTCCCAACGTCCCTATCATTCTTGTGGGTAACAAAAAGGACTTGCGGAATGATGAGCACACACGCCGGGAGCTGGCAAAGATGAAACAG GAGCCGGTGAAACCAGAGGAGGGACGGGATATGGCAAACCGCATCAATGCGTTTGGTTACTTGGAATGTTCTGCCAAGACGAAAGACGGTGTGAGAGAGGTGTTTGAAATGGCCACCAGGGCAGCACTGCAGGCCAAGAAACGTGGCAAGAAAAACGCCTGCCTCCTGCTATAG